Below is a window of Zygotorulaspora mrakii chromosome 3, complete sequence DNA.
ATCTCTAACTTCCTTAGGATTTCTTAGCGGttttcaataatatctGAGAGCgtgttgtttttttccaggCCTTTTGATTAGACTCTCTTTTTAGGCATGACTCACAAAACGCTGAGGTAATCGAGCAGTTGCGTGTGACGGTTCAAGTCTGGTCTGCAAAATGCGGCATGAACAATTCGATGTAGTCAAAAAACACTGACGTGCCATTCCGCCACTCATGTCATTTTTTACATAAACAAGAGGTAAAGAGTTACGAGACCTCTCTTTTAAAGACATAGCTACTATAATGAATGTGCAACTGAAGCcacttttttaatttttacGTTTTCAGGAAGTGAAATTCTTCGTTCCTTATGAAGCGATGGCAACGCCCGAACTGCGGCGTTTTTCTAAACAATATCTATAACCCCGTGGCGCGTTCCAACGCTGCAACGAAAAGCAAGTAGTCAATACGATGGTGGGTACACTGTAACGTGTGCATCGTCTCTCGTAATGGATCATTCACAGTCCAATGACGACCCTCAAATCTTAGGCTACTGCCAATTGTGTGAACGTAGCTTGGATGCACGTACATTTCCTATGTATTTATTGTTGCAATGAACTGATCGAGTTAATACCAATCTACAGTATCTTAAACGAGCAATTAGAAAAGGCTGAAAATGTCTTTTAAGCCCGATCATTAAGACTTAGATATGTGCAGCAATCAAGATAAGGAACGCCACTGTTCCTTGTGCCACATTCTTCAAGTAGTCTTTTGAGTCTATTCATGCTCATACCAGAACATGTATCTTATATTTAAATGAGATACCTTTATTCCTTATGTAACGCTGATAGCATTGTTGAGAACTCCCACAAAGAGCTTACCGGCAGCTGCATTAAATCTGGTTACTGATGACAGAAATCGACTTCGGTCAACCCCTTCCTAGCAACCTGGAGTATGCAGTTTCCTTTGGAATCCCTACATGGAGGACTGCACTTGGCTATGTGGAAAAAGACCCGATAGtaatagaaaaaatggcaacGGGATATCCCAGATATTTCCCCCAACCCCCTATTCAAAAGCTCTGTAAGTATTTcgtgaaaaaatttggaaagaattcTGAGGATTGTCGCCCTTTTCCTTCTCTCAAGGAGGCCGAGGAGTGCTTGATGTTTATAAAATCAGTCACGGGATCTGAGAGTACTGCCCATCTTGCGGTGGACACCTTCAAGCTCGCGGATAATGAGAGTGCGAAATCTGGGGAAAACAACACATTGTGTATAAGAATAGCCGCTGTCTTGGCGGCGGGCGATGAATTCAATCACGTTAAAGAGTACTGGAAATTAAGAGGTGAATGCGTATCTAGCCGCTTAGCAGATCTGCTCAGTAAGTCTTTTATGGAGACAGAGTCATTCTCAAGTCAAGTAAATCATGGGTTGGAAGAGAGGGTATTGTCTGCTCAGAGTTCTGGTGAAAACGCCAAAATATtaataaaaagaagaatagCAGACAATCATTTTAACCCATTCGGCTCGGGAAAAAATAGTGCGGCCTTGGATGTTGAGAAAGTAGACCCTGAAAAAGTTGTGTATCTGGTGTCGAGTGGCATGTCTTCCATTTTCACTGCTCGTAGGTTTCTGACTCATTGGGAAGAAAGCAGAGCATCCAAATATTCTTCGAGTCACGAAAATACTAGCAAGGACCAAAATACTTCTGTTTGCAATACAGCAGCGATATTTGGCTTTCCTTTTAAGGATACCCAAGTAATCCTTAGGACATTTGGGACATGTAAATTTTATGGCTTTGGAGATTCGAGGGATATCGACAGCTTGAAGAATTATTTAGACGCGCCGGGTAATCGTATACTGGCTGTTTTTATTGAAACACCCTCTAATCCTTTATTAAACATGCCCGATTTAAAAAAGCTGAGAAAGCTAGCAGATAAGTAtggttttttcattgtaaTCGATGATACCATAGGAGGCCTTAACGTTGACGTATTAGGCTATGCGGATATTATTTGTACTTCACTGACCAAACTCTTCAACGGATCTAGCAATGTCATGGGTGGCTCAGTGATTTTGAATCCACAATCCTCAATATATTCTTCTGCGCTCGATTTCTTTTCGAGTCATGAGTTCGAAGAGCTATTATGGCTTGAAGACGCCGTAGtccttgaagaaaactccagagattttgaagataggACTATACGTGCTAACGAAAATACCGAAAAGCTGATATATGGACTGCTATTAGCGCAACAAGGtgacatttttaaaaaaatatattatCCTGCTTTGAGTTCGAAAGAAACCTTCGAAAACTATGAGGCCGTTCGTAACGAAAAAGGTGGCTACGGGTGCTTATTTTCTAtgtctttttttaatgaaCTAGACGCTGGAGTGTTTTACGATTCCTTGAAGGTATTCAAAGGACCTTCGAACGGAACTAATTTTACTTTGGCATGTCCATATGTACAGCTGGCTCATCATTCCGAGTTAGAAGAAGTATCTGAGTTTGGCGCAGATCCTAACTTTGTAAGAGTGAGCGTAGGCTTAGAAGATAGCAAATGGTTGATAGAGGTGTTCTCAGCTGCGATTGAAGCTGTAAAGCAAAGGTATCATAGCAAGGTCTGAAACTATCGAGAGAGTGGGTTACGTTGGAGTTAGCGACACTAGCTTGCTCGGATATTGGTGAGAGTATTGTAATTTCGAgttatagagatatatataggtccttgattttctatacCATAAATAAATAAGCACTAATTGGATTtagattaatatctggaaaaaaagtcaGTATTTATATCTAACATTCTGCATCTATTGAACCATGAGAGGTTTAATAAATAAAGTATTTCGACCGCCCCGGTTCATAGTTCGTGTTGTCATTACGCTATTATTCCAGTCCCTCAGAACATATGGCATAGCTCATTATTTGTAATTACATGCCACAGATTCCTCCATActcagattcctgaataGCAACCGCCTCACAATGGAATACCAGTCAAAAAGCTCTAGaatcgattgatattcagCTAGGGCATTATCTgacttcatttcttctgttGTGTTATGGAAAAATGTCCTATTTCATAATCTTTCTGGTCGTCTCTTCAATATATATTGCTTTTATCATGGTATCAATTTATGTCCCAACATTTTTTGCTTCCATTTAGCTCAACTCCCGTTTGGTTCCACCAGAACATTATGTTGTTTGTATTCAGTAGAGAGTATTTcagaattgaattttcattgaaatcttttgcagcaaattgaatttgatgtAATTTTAGGGTCTCGTCCTTTGCAACTCGTACCTCTATTTCATATTCTCTATAATCTCCTCTTTGGAAGCTCCTCTCAAGAATtatattcttgaaatctttcttctttaatTGAAACATCGGTGGCCCACAAAAAATTACCCATTACAGATGTCTCACtcacaaatttcaattcaaatgaaaCAATATTCTATCCAGTGTAGGGGAGCCAGAGATGATTTTTATTACTCTAGAGGAAGAATCATATATCTCTCAAGTTATTTGTATTCTTTTTAGTTAGTTTTTTCTTCGAGCACTACAATGTCGAAAACATCAAGTAAGATCACTAAGTCTCTTTTCCATAAAGTATTCTTAATATGTGCCTTTAAGCCTGtatattttcattataCATCCAGCTAAAATCGCAGAGAGCTTTCtaaatgaaattcaaattctcaTAAAGTGGTACACATTTACATTATATTCGACCCATTGTCAGTAAAAGTAATGTAGTTCCGATCCAATGATTGACTATTTCGCTGGGTTTCGCAATAAATGCACCGCATGAGGTTTGGGCtatgaaataaaaatgatccAACCGAGGTTCGAACTCGGGATCTTCGCCGTGTAAAGGCGACGTCATGAACCACTGGACCATTGGACCATGTCTAGCTGTGAAACTTCCCGTCTTTTATTAGCATTATATACTGACCAAACACGTCGCGACAAATGTATTTTGAAACATATTTTATTTGGGAAGAGGTTTTTCTTCGGAGTAATTGATAGTAACTTGCttagacattgatgataatattatgatattcagttatagagatatataattcctcggtttcctatatcataaagtgagataaaactaattgaacgtggattaatatctggaaaatacgtcagtatttatacctagcatttcgcacctattgaaccataagagaggacgacgagtgaagaattttcatcgtcatcacaccatttctagtcccatagaatccacagtacaactgctatttcgtgttcattccatagactccttcgtagtcagattcctgaattgtaaacgtctcgcgatagattatcatacgatatctttccagtatctattgatattctgttagaGCTTCATCTgaattcatttcttttgtagTATCGTCGCCAGTAGTCTTCTTTCTGGTTCTTCTTAGTCATCTCTTAATATACGTTGTCTCATAATctcgatctatatttcaatagTTCTATATTTCATTACATCATTCAATCTGTAATAGGAGGATTGACCAACGAACTAGGCCAAGTAAAAAGACGTTAAGCGTCCTTAGACAAGTGGTTGCGTAAGGGCATTTTAAAAACTATATACTCTATGAAGCATAAAATAGAAGGACAAGAGTAGAAAGTGagtatatcaaaaaaattacttatttcaatttgattgCTCTCTTTCGAAAGAACTGTAAGAGCTGGTCAAAGATGACTTGAAGGTTGAAGAGAAATTGCTGCTTGTTTTAAGCGGACTGCTGCTGTCCTAAAAAATCACGAGAGATTTCCCAAGCAACCGCCCGCTACGACTGAAGAACTATAAACATCGGCCATATAATGGAGGTAGTTGTCAGTATTCTTCACAGCGTAAGTGGCATTATCTGCAGCGTAGGCTACGATCTCATTCAACTCCTCAACCAATTCACTTACTTCTCTTTGGTTCATAGCTGCAATATGCAAATAGCGATGTAACAGATCAATACCTGCGTAGTGTTTTGGGCCAACGTCAACGATAGATCCgtcaaaacaaattgatgaCAAAGGCTTTTTGGAAGTGTAGAAATAATCACAGATTACAGTTTCTGAAGGAGCTGAGGTACGATGGTAACCTGGATAAGTGTCCGGATGTGCAGCACACAAACCATCAATATCGTCACATCTCAACAAAAGGTCATTCTTTGACGCCTCAACAAGTTGGTCAAACACACCCATGACGGTGAAAATACTTCCATTTCCAAACCATCTGGTGTAATAGACATCATCAACACCATATTTTAATAGTCTCTGTTTCGCGTAGGCTGAGACTTCCACACTGTCTTTTAGTGCAGCATTAAGCATTCTGACATTGGTGTCGTTACACGTATGGTAAAGCTCTGGAAAAGTAGGATGTGACCATCCGAATACGTCTCCAGACACCGCAGTTTGAAGCTCCTCTGTCGAATTGGTATTATAGACTGGTGCGCCTAGGGCTTgggaagaaaaaagactGATAGCGGTCAAAGTAGAACAAATTAACTTCATCGCAATTCTTATAGAGTGCTTGGTGGTctcaaagttttcaataaaACTCAATCAATTCACATCTGTGAAACATGTTATTACTCTATTATTTATACTTGACACTTTTACAAAGTTGATACCGTTTTAGGATTTTATTCTAGCATTTCAAATTCGCTATTGCGGAAGTTCTTTAGGTTAATTTTGCTTCAGTATTCATTTGTTTCATCAGAGTAAAATTGTGAGTGGCTCGTTGATCAACCATTGCCGCCACCGTATAGGGTTCTCAAAGCGGTCATCAAACTCTTTTAGGAGATCTCATTTTGTAAGATTTTCACTGGGCGGACCCTGAGGGTACCCCTCGGGGTCACGTAATAAGGCTTCCATGTCAATCCCAAAAGCTTGATCCAATCTGTCAGCAGCTAATGGAGGCCAAACTGACCAAATGGATGGAATATAAGCAGCAATCGATTTTTGAatagtttctttttctggGCCAAATCTTGTTTAGTCAATTCCATAGAAGATTATTACTGTTTTAATCTGAACATATTTAACAACTCTGTTACTGGTAGAGTCACTAAGATGGACAATTTTAAGTTTGTAATTGACCTGATGTCTGAGTTACATTCAACTTTTCTGTTTTAAGTTATTGTATGCTTTTGAGTGCTGATGTAGTTTGACGACATTCGAATTACTgaattcatttcttttttagaATGTGGTCCACTTGGCTTCGATTTATTTCATCACTTGGTCTCGTAGTATATTAGACGTTTCTAGCGGAAGAACTTCTTTGATCTGAGCACGACCTCAATGATAGGTATCTCTTTTTCCGGACCATGTTGCAATTAAACATGTAGTTGTacctcatttttttgttgaattttttcataaacCAATAGTATCATAGGTTAAACTCAAATTAGTCCTTAAAACTTGCAAAGATAGCGGTGTTTAAGATCTAACCGCGTTTTGATTTCACAAAGTGGAGAATTTTAAAGTACCGCTCAGAGTTGTATTTAAACTGTTCAGCACGTGGATAATGCCTCATAATCAGATGAAATGGACTATTATGAATTATCTGCTGATAAAGTGTCAAACTAATAGAGGCAATCTAGTGgagctttttttttcagaaataGAAAGGAATAGAATAGTTTTAGTTTCAGCTTACAATTCACCTTTTAAGCATGAAATAGTTTGCTGCTACACCACTTAAGTCTTAGAATGACTTTTGCTAGAAAACTCGAACATTTGTGCTTTAGAACCCCGAAGTCGGATGTACTTCTAGCGATTCAACCAGTATGTCTGGATCATTACTAGATGAGTTTTCCTTACATTCATTAGAGCGGACCTTTTGTGTCTACGCTCACTAAGAATGGCATTGACCTCTGAAGTTCTGATTGTATTAATCGATCGAGGAATGAACGTTTTTACAGTTGGTACATCAAGAGCAGACATCAGTGGAAGTTCACAGAACAGGGGAGGTTAACGATAAAGGCTACAATTTGGTGGTCAAAGGATtaaagacaaaaattcGATGAAGGTCCAACATAGATAGCTTGTTTCGGGTGTCATCTAATTGCCTTTCTCatttagaaagaaaagatgatTTAAAAAACATACATCATCATGCACTTCACCTTCTGTGTTGAGATACCAGAgacattcaaaaaactttcaatCATGCCTGTTGCATTAAATATGGTTGTCTTACGGACATAATGAAATCTGCATCAAGAGCAAACAAGATAAAGGGTTTGACTAAAACGCTAGAGACCAATTTCGCATTCGAACAATACGGTCTTGAGATTGGAGGAGGAAGCACATACGTTGAACGGAGTTTTACAACATAACCGCCATCACGTACCTATCATAATCCAAACAAAGCGAGGAGAGTTGAAGCGTATTGCTCAACGTGGCTTAACTGATCTAACATCCATTGGCATCTTGACACCCAACAACCGACGGAATTCACTGCTATAATTGATGGTCAGTGAATGGCCATCACTTTCcaataatttttgagaaCTTCCTGAGTGAGATTCGAGCCATGATCTATCTATTTGGGTCCATCGTATGCAATTTGGAATGAAAGGGTGTGTAGAATTCTCAAAGTCACGAGGGCTTCATTCAAGGAGGAAGGGTTCTCgattttccaaaaatttatctATGCTGGCATAAAAAATGTATAGCACATCTTTAAGAAAGATTTCTTCTAAGATTCCTTTCACCGCATCCGTTTCTTGCCGCACACTGTTAAGCTGAGCGAATTATAGATGTCCACATGAAGGTGTGtttgaattcaattaaTGCCTGTATTCTTGTCCGAGGTCATTGTGAATCACATGACCCCACCTACGTTACATATATAGCTTAAAAGCCAGAAAGTGATGATATCTCCAGTACACCTCgtgaatttgaaattacGAACTAACCAATACTATCAGAGGAGCTCATTTTTGCCAAACTAGTAATTCTTGAGAAATGCACGATTCCGCGTGACTCCATGATATCTTAATACTACAATAAAGAAACAGAATGCTATCATGTTTGAGCAAGTACCAATTCCGCCAATGATCTCAACAAAGATTTGACTGGTGAACCGTCGACAAGATAAGTTGCCCATAAGGCACTCTGAGTAAAATTTAACTAAAATCTGACTCAGCTGttgtttttcaagtttGAACTATAAGTCTGTTAAGCTTTTGGGACATCATGGGGTTGAACAAGCCTTTCGCAGTGCTTAATCACACTTCACTCACATACGTTCTTGTGATCAATTTCGCTTTTCATGGCGCTCGCTTTCGCGCTCTGGGGGACAAAACGAAGTAGGTGGGTGCAGTCTTGAACACAGACTGAAAAAGGAAACTTTCCATCAAACTTTTACTACTGAATTTTCGAAAAATCTGGATCTGCACCCcagtttttcaagaaatgtCTGCAAGCGCGGCATTCTCCCAGTTCCGAATGCTAACAGCTCGCTACAATTTGTCTGGAATTCACTTTTGGAAGGcatttcttcaagattGTAGTCACATTAACATAGTTCCACCCTAAACTATTGTTTGGTATTCAACTGTCCGTTTTCTTCTGCCAACGGCAGAGGGCTATATGAATTCTCcactttgaatttttgctGAAAATCTATTCCGTTATAAAAGCGAGCTGTCATTACCATTACTGCTTGGCATCCAGAAGTTAGAAGTAAAGATTGGATTTAACAAAACCGCACAACTGTCATCCCAAAAAAACCATGTCCCAAAATTATGAGAGGAGGCCTCATGAAGAAACAAGCAATGGGATTAGTAAAAGAGGCGACAAGGTTGTCGAAGTAGAGGAGAAACTAGAAAATGGTGTTGATTCAGATATGCCCGATAAAttaaaaatgacaaaatcTCTTGTAATTCGTAAGGCGGAACTCATGGCAAAGCAATATGATTCGTGGTATTTGAGATCTTTATTTTTACTGTCAGCATTTATTTGCTCCTTTGGATATGGACTGGATAGTAATATAAGAGACATTTATATGACTTATGCGATGAATTCTTATTCAACACACTCTCTCATATCTACAGTGGGCGTTATCAGTCAAGTGATCTCTGCAGTTGCTCAGATATTCTTCGCAGGGATGTCTGATGTCTTTGGAAGGTTGTCCTTATTCATTGCATCTATTGTATTTTACGTTTTGGGGACAATAATTCAATCACAGGCTTTTGATGTAAAGCGGTATGCCGCAGGCACTTTCTTTTATAACGTAGGGCTCGTCGGTGTTATGCTTCAAGTcgttttgattttgtctGATAACTCGTCGCTGAAGTGGAGATTATTTTACACATTTGTGCCTGCTTGGCCTTCTATTATCACCACATGGGTTTCTGGTAATGTTGTAGCAGCTGCTAATCCTGAAGAAAACTGGTCCTGGAGTATTGCAATGTGGGCGTTCATATTTCCCTTAAGCTGTCTCCCACTGATTGGATGCATGCTTCATATGAGATGGAGAGTAAGAAACGACCCGGAATGGAAAGAACTACAAGCTGAAAAATCGTTCTATCAGAGTCATGGCTTACTAAAGACTGCTGTCCAATTGTTCTGGAAACTAGACGTGTTGGGTGTTTTATTGTTAACCGCAAGTGTAGGATGCATTTGTGTACCTCTAACTCTTGCTGGTGGGGTATCTACAAGCTGGCAGAATCCAAAGATAATTGCACCATTGGTTCTTGGTTTTGTACTGGTTCCTATTTTCATCGTTTGGGAAAGTAAATTTGCATTAGTGCCAATGGCTCCATTTaaattattgaaagatCGCGGTATTTGGGCCCCTTTATGGATACTGTTTTTAGTCTGTTTCGTCTATGCAATGGCAGCAGGTTACCTCTATACTATCTTACTGGTCGCCGTTGATGAGACTGACCTCTCTGCCACAAGAATAATGAATTTGTATGCCTTTGTAACGGCTGTTTTTGCTCCGTTTTTAGGAATCATTGTTGCTAGATCAACCAGACTAAAACCGTATATTATTTTCGGTGGGGCGCTTTATTTTGTTACTATGGGACACTTTTACCGTTACAGGTCGGGAAAAGAGTCCGACAAAGGGATAATTGCTGCTATGGTGGTTTGGGGTATCTGCAGTGGTCTTTTTGACTATCCAATAAACGTGTCAATCCAGACAGTGACTTCTCATGAGAATATGGCCAGTGTGACGGCCTTAGGCTACACAATTTTCAGCATTGGCGGAGCCGTTGCATCAGCTATCTCGGGTGCCATATGGACTCAGTTGCTGTATCCAAAGCTATTACAGTTGATAGGAGATAGTGATTTAGCTCAGGCAGCATATGATTCGccatttgatttcattgttGAAAATCCATGGGGTACACCTTTGAGAGAAGCGATGGTTGAAGCATATAGATACGTCCAAAAATATGAAGTTTTGGTGGCACTGGTGTTCACGGTACCAATGTTTTTGCTGTCTTTCTTTATAAGAGATCCTCAGTTGACCGCAAATGTTGCACAGAGCTTGGAAGAGGGAGAATATGTgcaaacaaaagaagatgacCCAATCAATGATTGGTTTGCAGCCCATTTCTCCACTTTGAGACACGAGAAAGATTAGCGCTTCAAGCTCGGATGCAAAAAGTGCGCCATACACGCTGGGAAGTTACAGTTAGTGCAGCTAGCTAGCTGCCTGCTGTATGAAAAAACGAGGCGTGTCCGTGGGTGTCACTAAAATCTCTTGAAAAGCGCAAATTAAGATTATGAACATTCAATGGCCTCATTTACTACTTAAGGCGTGAGTATTTTTATTATCATGTGATGtttaattcattttttcgaaatctttATCCTTTTAATGTCCGACAATCTTCCAGATAAAGATAGCAAACACGGAATGCTGATTATCCTCTaaacattcttttattCTAAGCTCATTTATATCTGCAATATCTGTACCCTATATAGGCTTGAGTGCCAGGCGAAATGAAGTTATCTGATACACTCGCTCATCATAATACTACCTGTACTTGCAGTAACATGTTTCACGAAAGTAATCCAATACAACCTTATTTGTAGATATGCTGTGCAGCTGTCGTCAACAGTTTATGTCGAAAATTGCCCTTCCACAGTGAAatcgttttcttttttatataGGGGGGCACAATAAAGGTGTTTTCTTCATTACATATAAAGAGAATCACAAACGCATTCAACTTCATAGCTGAATCGTTTGTAGAGTCCACTATCCTCTCATGCGGCATGCTCTAACCATACATCAcaattgtctcttttcCATCTTCAGCATTTGTGCTGCAGTGTCGCATATGGTTTTCTCAAAAGGTATGAAATCAAAGTCTAATATCTTATTTGTATTGGTGTAGTCGAATTTCGCTAACGAATTTAAGCGCTTGAAACTTTCATCAGGATTTCCTGAGGCAATTTTACCTGCTAATTGGGGAAAACTTTCGCAAAGAACGTCGGCTATATTCAGGAGAGTGAATCTGCCTGCACACAAAACCAGCCTTCTGCCAATCGattcttccttttgaaaagcaaCCATATGCGCCTTCGAGACATCGCGTACATCGACGTATCCGCCTACAATATCCATATCAAGTTTCTCTCCCATCTTGGAGTCTATAATAGCTTTGATATATTGGCAAGAAGTATTTACTTCCCCGAGAGCATTTTCGTCAAATAGCTGTGGGCCAAAAACCCAAACTGGGTTCACTGTTGACAACTTGAACTTTACCTTgtcttgattttctttccaaaaatcGTGCGCAGCTCTTTCAGCAAATGTCTTTGCGCCATAATATGCTTCTTCGGGACCCCTAGTTGCTTCTTCCCAGCTAATTTTATTCCAAGAGTCTTCTGTCAGAAGGTTGTTCGGATTGGTATCATCCTTGAAGCTGGTAACGGCCGCATCGGAAGATGTAATCACAACGCGCTCAACAGAATCAAACGCATAACGTTTTATAGACTCCAATATATTCCTGGTTCCATTAACTGCTGGGTTTAAAAGGTCTCTTTCACAATTTTCTGTATTATAATGAAATGGAGAAGCTGTATGTAACACCAccttgatatctttccCATATTTAAGGAATAGCTCATCGAAGGCACCGGGATTGGAGATATTCTCTACGATCACAACTGACAGATTTGGGTTTTTAAACTGCCTATGAAGCTGATCAGCCTTCTCCTGTGATCTGACGGAACCGATAACCTTGTACCCTAACTTTAACAAGTCACTAACTATGTGCAATGCAATGAATCCATTTGCTCCTGAAACAAATACAGACATTTACTCTATGTTTTGCCACGTCTAACTGAATTATATGCAGTGCACAATTGACTTAATGTTTACTTCTTAATCCAATATTTGGAATCAATagatattttgttcaagtCACTATTTTTCAAGGCGCGACGAGCTGCGTCTTTGAGCGGTGCGTATCGTTTATCACATAAAGCAGAGACAACTCTGAAACTTGCAAGAATACGTAAAATGCCCTGGAAGTCTTTTTCGAATATGCTGGGTCGTTGACAAAATCACTGTACATTCATTTACTTCTCTATCTTTGCCGGGTCACGTGACAGTTTGCGAATGTCGTATCTGCTCTATATTTGCGTAGCAACCGCTAACATTTGGTAACTACGATCCAACAATGTTCTACTAAGAAGGCCGGTTTTGCAATTTTGTGACAGAATGTTTTTAGACCTATCTTGTGGCGCATGGATGCTTTGCTCTCAAAACAGGAAGTTTTCTGTAGGCCGTCCACCATGCAGCCTAGAATGGCACATTATGCAAATGCTGAAGGTGAAAGTCTGCACCTTTACGGGATTTGACCTCTTACGGGATTTGACCTCTTACGGGTATTCGGTCGCACAACACGGCATTAAATAAAGACCGATCTCACGTCTGTTCGATTACTCTGTTTATATGGGGACGGGCACTGTGGCAAGCGGAATGGGGGAGGGGGCAGTTCTATCTGGCCGCGATACAACTCAATGCCCGGAACCAAACCTTGTACGCCGATACGTCACAGGGACTATCAAGTAACTAAAACATGAAACAGGCATGTGTCGAAAGTACACTATCTCACCCAATAAATAGCAGTAAACAGGTCGCTATAGTGTTTGAGGTGATCGCGCAGCTAGTCTACGTTCTGAGTTTCCTTTGACTCCTGGAGTAAGCACGGCACAGAGAAATGCGAAGATGGCTTCATTTCAGGCGCGGCACTTGTGCTGTTGATGGTAACCTGAGACACCTCCGTTTAAGCAGGAAGCCCACCAGCCTGACTGCAACGGGAATCGAACCAATCTTCACTGTAACTTTCGAAACACTGTCGAGACACTTACCCACGCGTTCGGCGCACTCGAGACTTATGCATTTGCACAATGAACTTGGGCAGCTCTTGAGGCCTTTACCCGAATGGTCGCCGTTTGCCAGTGGCTCTCCAGACCTGAGAAAGTTTCGCAAGCTGCGCGCAGTGTATATCGTTCCTGTGCCTACAGAAAAACAATAGCTCTTTCGATGCAGCTTGTGATGtaactttttttgaaaccacGAAGCGT
It encodes the following:
- the HSU1 gene encoding cystathionine gamma-synthase, whose amino-acid sequence is MTEIDFGQPLPSNLEYAVSFGIPTWRTALGYVEKDPIVIEKMATGYPRYFPQPPIQKLCKYFVKKFGKNSEDCRPFPSLKEAEECLMFIKSVTGSESTAHLAVDTFKLADNESAKSGENNTLCIRIAAVLAAGDEFNHVKEYWKLRGECVSSRLADLLSKSFMETESFSSQVNHGLEERVLSAQSSGENAKILIKRRIADNHFNPFGSGKNSAALDVEKVDPEKVVYLVSSGMSSIFTARRFLTHWEESRASKYSSSHENTSKDQNTSVCNTAAIFGFPFKDTQVILRTFGTCKFYGFGDSRDIDSLKNYLDAPGNRILAVFIETPSNPLLNMPDLKKLRKLADKYGFFIVIDDTIGGLNVDVLGYADIICTSLTKLFNGSSNVMGGSVILNPQSSIYSSALDFFSSHEFEELLWLEDAVVLEENSRDFEDRTIRANENTEKLIYGLLLAQQGDIFKKIYYPALSSKETFENYEAVRNEKGGYGCLFSMSFFNELDAGVFYDSLKVFKGPSNGTNFTLACPYVQLAHHSELEEVSEFGADPNFVRVSVGLEDSKWLIEVFSAAIEAVKQRYHSKV
- a CDS encoding ARN family MFS transporter, with translation MSQNYERRPHEETSNGISKRGDKVVEVEEKLENGVDSDMPDKLKMTKSLVIRKAELMAKQYDSWYLRSLFLLSAFICSFGYGLDSNIRDIYMTYAMNSYSTHSLISTVGVISQVISAVAQIFFAGMSDVFGRLSLFIASIVFYVLGTIIQSQAFDVKRYAAGTFFYNVGLVGVMLQVVLILSDNSSLKWRLFYTFVPAWPSIITTWVSGNVVAAANPEENWSWSIAMWAFIFPLSCLPLIGCMLHMRWRVRNDPEWKELQAEKSFYQSHGLLKTAVQLFWKLDVLGVLLLTASVGCICVPLTLAGGVSTSWQNPKIIAPLVLGFVLVPIFIVWESKFALVPMAPFKLLKDRGIWAPLWILFLVCFVYAMAAGYLYTILLVAVDETDLSATRIMNLYAFVTAVFAPFLGIIVARSTRLKPYIIFGGALYFVTMGHFYRYRSGKESDKGIIAAMVVWGICSGLFDYPINVSIQTVTSHENMASVTALGYTIFSIGGAVASAISGAIWTQLLYPKLLQLIGDSDLAQAAYDSPFDFIVENPWGTPLREAMVEAYRYVQKYEVLVALVFTVPMFLLSFFIRDPQLTANVAQSLEEGEYVQTKEDDPINDWFAAHFSTLRHEKD
- a CDS encoding SDR family oxidoreductase, producing MSVFVSGANGFIALHIVSDLLKLGYKVIGSVRSQEKADQLHRQFKNPNLSVVIVENISNPGAFDELFLKYGKDIKVVLHTASPFHYNTENCERDLLNPAVNGTRNILESIKRYAFDSVERVVITSSDAAVTSFKDDTNPNNLLTEDSWNKISWEEATRGPEEAYYGAKTFAERAAHDFWKENQDKVKFKLSTVNPVWVFGPQLFDENALGEVNTSCQYIKAIIDSKMGEKLDMDIVGGYVDVRDVSKAHMVAFQKEESIGRRLVLCAGRFTLLNIADVLCESFPQLAGKIASGNPDESFKRLNSLAKFDYTNTNKILDFDFIPFEKTICDTAAQMLKMEKRQL